DNA from Mycobacterium sp. SMC-8:
CCGCCGGAGGTGATAGTCAAGATCGACAGGGCCTTCAGTCCACATCGGGTGGTGCAACCGCCAAGGTGTCTCGATGAGACGCCATCGCAGCGGATCGAGTTGGTGAAGGCGGGCTTCCAGTGACTGGCGGAACGCCTCGAACGTCAATGGCTTCCCGCTGTTGCTTTGAACAACAGCGATCTTCATTGTGTGCGTGTGGAGGTTCCGTGCCTCGCCATACACCAAGACCGCATCCATACCGTTGAGTCGGATCACACGCCGTACCCCCGTTTTGCGTTTGGCGCTGGCATTTCCCTTGCGAATGCTGTACAGATGTATAGCACATCGCGGTTCGCGATGCACCTCACAAAATCAAGTTATTGAGGGCCGGATCACACGGATTTGGTGTGGCTCTGGGCGGTGAGGGGTATCGCCGTCACGGGCCGGGGTGGCACTCAACGGTTGAGTGGGATGAGGAAAGGAACACCCGACATGACACAGACTTCGAATCGACGCGCCCGAGTTGGCGGCGCAGCCGCTGCCCTGGCTGCCGCGGGCCTCGTAAGTTCCGCGGTGCTGACCAGCGCGCCGGCTGCGGCGCAGCCACCTGTGCCGCCTAATGTGGCGTTCCAGTGCAGCGTCTTCAAGGGTCCCAATCAGACCTGGCCGCACCCGCTGCAGAACTGTGTGGCTGCCCGGGGTACCACGGGTGGCTATACGCAACGGGAGGCGCCGGGCTTGGAGCGCATTGTCTTCGATCAGGGGTTCCTGGCGGGTTCCACGGTGCAACTGACCAACATTCAGAACACGGTGCTGGGGCCCAGTCCGGACTGCCCCGCAGATCATCCGGTAAAGGCCAACGTGTCGGGTGTCATCTCGGCGACCGACCCTGGGACGAAGCAGTACGACGGATCGCCGGTGAGCGCAACAATTTGCGCTAATGCGACCGACTTCTTCCTGCAGCCGGGCACCGTTTTCACCGTCTTCAAGAAGTAGAGCCAATCCGGGCAGGCGACCGCTGCGGTGCACCTGCGGCGGTCGTCTTCCCGGCGATACCGCCGTATTTTGCAACTTCTCGGTTGATGCAGATTGCGCGGCCTGACGCCGTGCTGCGACGCACCGGTGTGGCTGTGCGCCACATGTCGGTGAAATGGCCGCCTGTCGCTAGGGCGCCTCCAGGCTGATTTGTACGGTTGTACAGCGCAGCCTACGCTCCAACGAGGTAGAGCTTGAGGGAAATGCTCTCTTGCCGGTAGTGCGCACCGCGGCGGATTAAGCGTGGGTGGTGTCACCTGCCCGCGTGCGAGGCGGGTCTCAGCGACGTTCATCAGGGGCGTTCCTGCCCAACAACTTCCCATAAACCCTTACGTCACCACCTCGACATCGAGGTTGTGCATTCCTGCGCCGAACGGAGGTCACCATGACCAATTTGATCGACTTCGTCATCGCTCTTTTCCGCGACGATGCTCTCGCGCGGGCGTTCGCCAGTGATCCGAGACAGGCGCTCGCATCGGCTGGCTTGGAGGACGCCGATGTGAATCAGCTGGGGGCCGTCGCTGCCACGGCATTTCCCGAGATCGGCCTCAATGGAGGCGATCACGCCCTCGAGCTACAGCGCGCGGTGGCCCAGCACGTCGGCGTCGACACGATCATTCCCTTGTCGGGGGACTCCGCCCCGGATCTCGCCGTTACAGAACCGTTGTCAGACAACGGAAGTCTCCTCAGCCTCCCAATCGATACCGAAGCCAGTCACAATGACACGGAAGTGCACGACAACACCACCCAGTTGGGCAGCCACAATTTCACCGAACTGGCCAGTCCTGATTTCACCTTCGGTGATTTCGTTCTGGGCGATCAGAACAGCGCATCCGGTGATGGTGCCGTCGCTGTCAGCGGTACGACGTCTGGAGCCATCTTGAGCGGCGACGGGGCTGTGCTGGGGGATGGCAACGATGTCGACAACGCTGTTGTCCAGACGGGATCGAACTCCAACATCGCCTACGGAGATGGAAGCTCGATTTTCCAGGACAGCGTCGAGGAGCACGAAGACGTCGAGTTGCCCTACAGCTCAGACATCAATCCCACAGGGATGCCGACAATCGACGACGAAACCCCCTCGCCCGCTTTCCAAGACGCTTCTGCAACACCTTCGGAGTGGTCGTCGACAGAGCCTTCGGAAACGTCCGCGACGATGGGCGGCACAACACAGTCGTGGGATCTCTTCGACTGAAAGTTTACGGGGCTGCAATCGACAGCCGACGACACCGCCCCGGCAGATGCCGGGGCGGTGTCGCATCGTCGATGTTCGGCTACGTCATCGATACTGCTGCTGAGCTTGCCGGAATCTGAAATGCGTTGAGCAGCATCGCAACCCCGACCTGTGCGCTCGCAATGTGGACGAGGTCCACGACGCCATCCCGCCCAAGAGCAGCCTCGGCTGCGTGGTAAAGGTCGTTACCCACTCGGTAGCGGGTGAGGAGTTCACGCACGAATTGTGCGGCGATCATCTCGTCGCCCGTCAGGTCCACAGGAGTCTGGCCGCTTGCCAGCGCGGTGATAGCTGCGTCGGAGACACCGGCCTGACGTGCTGAGGTCGAGTGCGTGTCGATCTGGAACTGTGCGCCCCAAAGGCCACCGACGGACAGGCTGGCGACTTCCTTGACAGAGGCGCTCAAACGAGCGGAGTTGATGCTGTTGTTGAGGTTGTAGACCGCTGATCCGATGACCGGATTGTAGAGGTAGGCGTTGAGTGGCCCGGCGAGTTGATCTGCGTCTGGGTACAGGTTGCCGGACTTGATCTGCTCAGCGAGGGCGACCTGCTGAGCCGTGGCGGACGCGAGATCGAGGATGGGGAGCCGCGACGCGCCGGTGCCGCCGCTACCTGGTGCGCCGGGCGTGGGCAGCACGCTTTGACCGGGCGCATCCTCGGGCGCCTGCACTTCGAAGGCGTTGAGCAGCATCGATACCCCGATGTAGGCGCCGGCGATGTGGACGATGTCGACAACTCCGGCCTGTCCCAGCGCTGTCACTGCGTCCGCGTACAGCGCATCGTTGACACGGTAGGTGGAAACGAGCTCCTGCACGAACTGCGCCACGATCAGATCGGATCCGGAAAGGCCTGCCGGTTGCTGGCCGCGTGCCAACGATTGAATCGCTGCTTCGGGAACACCCATGGCACGCCCGAAGATCATGTGCGCGTGCAGTTCAAACTCAGAGGCCCACTTTCCGCCGACCGAAAGGATCGCAACTTCGCGGAGGCGGGTGCTGATGGTGGACCGTGACAGGACGTTGTTGAGATTGAACAACGCGGTGCCGATCGTGCCGTTGTACAGGTAGGCGTTCAGCGGCCCCATGGTCTCGGTTTCGTACTTCATGTAGATCGCCGGAAACTGTTGGCGGATAATGGAGTCCAGGTACTTCATCTGCGCGGCCAGGGCGAGCTGCTCCTGGGTTGCGGTGGTCAAATCGAACGCCGGCAGCCGGCCATTCAAACCTCCGGCACCGCCCTCGCCGCCGGATGAGCCAGCCGACGATGGGGCTCCCGTGGCGCCGGCGGCACCGGAGCGGCCCAGTAGCCCGCCATAGCCGCCTCGGCCGCCGTAACCGGCCAGACCCGGCGCACCGCCGGCACCAGCAGCACCACCGACGGCGTCACTGTCGGCGATCGCGCCATTGGCGTTGGTGCCTACGATGGCCCCTCCGGTGCCCCCATATCCGCCGGCACCACCTTCACCCGCGGCTCCGCCGTGGCCGCCGGCACCACCCTGGCCCAGGAGCAAGGAACCGCTTCCGCCGGCACCACCGACACCGCCGGCGCCACCTGTGCCGCCTGCGCCCCCTGGTCCGCCGTCAACTCCGCTGCCGATGGCGGCATCGACTCCGTGGGCACCGGTTCCCCCCGTTCCGCCTGCGCCGCCGGCGCCGCCGTTCCCGCCCTGGCCGAACCACAGGAAGGCGCCGTTGCCACCGGCGCCCCCGTGCCCGCCGTTGTCCCCCTGGCTGCCACGTCCGCTGTCGCTTTCGCTGACGCCGCTCGAACCTGCGCCACCCGCGCCGCCTGCACCGCCGTCACCGCCGCGTCCGCCCAGAAGGCCGGCGTTTCCGCCATCGCCTCCGACTGCCGACAAGCCTCCTGAGCCGCCGCGTCCGCCGTTGCCGAAAAGAAGTCCGCCGTGGCCGCCGTTGCCCCCGGCTACGCCGACGTCCGTACTGTTCCAGCCGGCGCCGCCGCTACCGAAGAGCCATCCGCCGTTGCCGCCGTTGGGATTCTCCGCGGTGCCGTCGGCGCCGTTGCAGATGAGTCCGCAGCGACCACCGATGGTCAGATATGAGCTGAAGAGCAGAGCGGTCTGCGGGGAGTGTGAAGGTGGAATCGCCGCTTCGGGCGCAGACATTGCACGCGACAAGGCGATAGGCACAGTGCCGGGGCCAGTGCTTTCGGTCCCTCGTGTGTCATGCACTTCGGGTTCGACGTCGGCTTCGGCATCGGCCCGAGCCTCCGTCGACCCGCTCTTCCGGGCGCCCGCATGGTCGCGATCGGAGTCGTCTACAGCCTCCGCTTCGGGTTCGACCGTATGGGACTCGGTGTCGTCTGAATCGTCGGAATCGCCGGACTGCTGGTTGTCGCTCAAATTGGAATCGACGTCAGTGTCGTCGGGTTCGTTGGGATCGCTCGAGTCGTCGGATTCTTCTTGATTTGCCCGTTCGCCCGTCGAGGCGGAAGTCGCAGACTCAGAAGTCGTTCCCGCTGACGAATCGCCGGCCGAGTCCGGGGTCTCCGCAGCAGCGATACCACCGCCGGCCGTAAGTGCGACGCCGAGCCCGAACGCGACGACGCCCGCACGCAGCCAACCGCCGCACGACTCGGTGACCTTGTGATGCCGTGCCGCGCCGTCCCGGGTTGAAATATGCCCACCTGATGGGGTGAAGGCGCCGTCGATGTCAACGAGATGCGTTAGAGGACAGCTGCTGTCGGTGTTAGGCGGCTCAGTGGGGTGCGTGGGCTCGATAGTCGCGGACATGAACTCGTTCTCCTTTTGGCGGCTTGGTCGTCACCGCGAGGAGGCGTGCTTCTGGCCGAATGACCGAACGACAAAGGACTCCGCCGGGCTGGCGCGGTGTGATCGCTTCGAAGCGTACATCGCTGCTGTACACTCGTACAGTGCTTTGGCTCACTTAAATATTACGGAGTGATGCGGCACACTCATTCGGGCATCAGCCACGCTGCGCGGCCACCCGCACCCAGCTCGATGTTCTTGATAGCAGCGAACTGCGGATCGGTGTCTGATGCCGGCGGCACCGGTACCTGTGGGTGGTAGGTGCGCGAGGAGTCGTCGTTGCAGCACTCGTCGCGTTGCCGGCCCGAGATCACCGTGCACGGCCGTATTGGGTGGAGGAAGTCTGGAGCGCGAAGGCTAAAGAATGGGAACTTTCGCCTTAAAGGTCTTCGAGTATCAAATCCGCTGCCCGCCATGCCATTGCCATCATCGGACCATTCAAATTGCCCGCCAGCATGGTCGGCATCACCGAGGCATCGACCACCCGAAGATTGTCCACGCCGCGAACGCGCAGCTTGCTGTCGACGACGTCGTCGTCGCTCGGTCCCATCGCACAGCTGCCGATGGCGTGGTATCCGCAGTACCCGGCGTCAAGTGCGGCGTCGACGATCTCCTCGTCGGTCTGCACACCGATGCCAGGGAAGGTTTCATGGCTGATGCGTTCAGCGATCGGGGACTGCTCGAACATGCCGCGGATCGTCCGGACGACATCACCGATGGTCTTGCGATCGTAGTCACTGGTCAGGTAACCCGGGTCGATCAGCGGTGGTGCGCCCGCGTCAGCCGCTGTGATGGTGATGCTGCCTTCCGACGTGGGCCGCAGGACCATTCCCAGGCATGAGACGCCTGGCTGGCGCTCAATGGCGATCGGCTCGCCGGTCTGATAAGTCGGAATCGTCCACGGCCCCATCAGAAATTGCATGTCGACTCGGTCCAGCTCGGGCTTTGTCTTGGCAAATCCCGCGATGTCGAAGGCTGGGGCGGCCAATGGTCCCTTGTGTGTGGCGAGGTAGCGCAACCCCACCCGTGCCTGACCCCACTTCGTGGACAGGAAACGGTTGTAGCCCAAATCTTCTTTCAGTCGCAGCTTGACGGCGATGCAGCGGTGTTCGCGCATACGCATACCGACGTTAACGCGGTCGAGAATCACCTCGACTCCGGCGGCCTTCAGCACATCGCGCGGTCCGATTCCCGAGAGCTGAAGAATCTGCGGTGTGTTCAAGCCGCCGAGGGACAGAATCACACTTCGGCGCGCGCGCACCTCGGCGCTCCCTCTGTTGTCGGCGATCGCGACGCCGACGGCGCGACCGTTCTTGACCACGACGCGGCGTACAAGGGTCCCGGTCACCACGGTAAGATTCGGGCGCTGTCGTACCGGTGTCAGGAAGGCGTCCGCGGCGCTGACTCGTCGCGCATTCTTGATCGTGGCAGTCGAATACCCGACGCGGGGGCCATCGGCATCGTTGATGTCACTCACGATGGGCATGCCGGCATTGGCCCCGGCCTGTAGCAGTTCCTCGCACAGCGGGTCGGGGTCCTTGGTCACCGAGATGCCGACCGGTCCGCCGACTCCTCTGGTGGGAGATGCGCCGAGGTCGTGGTCTTCCAGCGCCTTGAAGACGGGCAACATCTCGTCCCATCCCCAACCCTTGTTGCCGAGGCGCTCAAGCTCGTCATAGTCGGCGCGCTGGCCTCGGTTGTACACGAGGCCGTTGATCGAACTCGAGCCGCCGATCACCTTGCCGCGAGCCCAGAACTCACGACGCTTGGCGGGACCGAAAGGTGCTGTCGCGTAACGCCACGCGTACTTGTCGTTCTCTACGAGCATCGCTCCGCCTTTGGGGATGCGGAGCATGATGTTGTTGTTCGAGCCGCCGGCCTCGATCAGTAAGACGCTTACCGCCGGGTCGGCAGACAAGCGATTTGCCAGCACGCACCCCGCCGAACCTGCTCCAGCGATGATGTAGTCGTATGTCGGCAATTGCGTCCCCTTGTTTGGTGCCGGTGGGCGGAACTAGCTGAACTGTGTGACGCCGCCGTCGACGACGAGCGATTGCGCTGTGATGTAGGCAGACTCGGGGCCCATCATGAAGACGGTCGCATACGCGATGTCCCAGGCGCTGGCCTGGCGGCCCAACGGCCAACGGATCTTTGTCCGACTGGCGACCATGCTGTCACCCACCCGCCCGAGGGGGGTGTCGACAGGACCAGGGATGACATAGTTGGCCCGGATGCGTCGTGGCGCGCCTTCGAGTGCGACGTGACGCGTCAAACCGAACAGCGCGGCCTTGGAGGAGTCGTAGGCGGGGAGGCGAGTACCCGGCTTCAGTCCGGCGGCCGACCCGATGAACACAAAGGCGCCACCGTCGTCCATCACGGGCATCGCTTGGCGGGCCACCAGGAAATGGGACCGAACGTTGACCGCGAAAATCTCGTCCCACAACTCAGGGGTTGTGCCCTCCAGCCCTTTTCCCTCACCGAAGCCGACGTTCGCGACGACGCCGTCCAGGCCACCCAGTTCCTGGCGGGATTGGTCGACCAGGAGTTCGCAGGCCGCCGCTTCGCGTACATCGGCGACGATGGCGACGGCCTTCCCGCCTTCGGCGACGCATAGCTCCGCGGTGTGCTTGGCGGCTTCTTCGCTGATGTCGACGCAGGCTACGGCGGCACCCTCACGCGCACAGAGCACGGCGATCGCACGGCCGTTGCCGACGGTGACTTCCGGATCGGGGGACGGTCGAGATCCAGCGCCCACGACGATGATCTTGCGTCCGGCAAGGCGACCGTGACCCGCTGCGGTGCCAGCAGATTCGGGGGACAGCGACATCACTCGAACGTAGCACTGGCGTTGTACAGATGTACAGTTTATTCATGGCCTCCGAGAAGGACTCACAGGCGGAGCCGCGCCTTCGCCCGATACCCGTGGATGAGTGGGACGTCGCCGCTGTCGAAGCCGTTCGTGAGGCGTTTTCCGAAGAGGCGGTGCGGGCCTTCCGAACCCGTCGGCCGGCGCCGAATGTGTTGGCCACCATGCTGCATCATCCGGCGCTCGCGGGATCGTTCAACCGCTTCGGAAACATCCTGCTGCAGCAGCCCGCCATCAGCCATCGCGCGCGCGAACTGATGCTTCTTCGGGTGGCATGGCGCACCCGAGCGCGCTACGAGTGGGTACATCATGTGCGTCTGGCGAGCCACTATGGCCTCGACGCCGGCGACGTCAACGCGGTGGCCGACGGGACGAGCCCCTCGTGGACGCCGTTGGAGTGTGACCTCGTCGCAGCCACCGATCAGCTCTTGGACCGCTATCGCATCGACGACGACACGTGGAGCCGGCTCCGTCAGCACCTCGATGAGCGGCAATTGGTGGAACTGCCGTTCATCGTCGGCGCCTACACGTGTCTGGCGATGGCTTTCAACAGCTGGGATCTTCAGGTGGAGGATGGAGTCGACACGTCGTCAGTGCCGCCATTGCCGGATCGGCTACATCGCTCCGAAGCCGGCGTCGACGGGTAG
Protein-coding regions in this window:
- a CDS encoding IniB N-terminal domain-containing protein, with amino-acid sequence MTNLIDFVIALFRDDALARAFASDPRQALASAGLEDADVNQLGAVAATAFPEIGLNGGDHALELQRAVAQHVGVDTIIPLSGDSAPDLAVTEPLSDNGSLLSLPIDTEASHNDTEVHDNTTQLGSHNFTELASPDFTFGDFVLGDQNSASGDGAVAVSGTTSGAILSGDGAVLGDGNDVDNAVVQTGSNSNIAYGDGSSIFQDSVEEHEDVELPYSSDINPTGMPTIDDETPSPAFQDASATPSEWSSTEPSETSATMGGTTQSWDLFD
- a CDS encoding carboxymuconolactone decarboxylase family protein; its protein translation is MSATIEPTHPTEPPNTDSSCPLTHLVDIDGAFTPSGGHISTRDGAARHHKVTESCGGWLRAGVVAFGLGVALTAGGGIAAAETPDSAGDSSAGTTSESATSASTGERANQEESDDSSDPNEPDDTDVDSNLSDNQQSGDSDDSDDTESHTVEPEAEAVDDSDRDHAGARKSGSTEARADAEADVEPEVHDTRGTESTGPGTVPIALSRAMSAPEAAIPPSHSPQTALLFSSYLTIGGRCGLICNGADGTAENPNGGNGGWLFGSGGAGWNSTDVGVAGGNGGHGGLLFGNGGRGGSGGLSAVGGDGGNAGLLGGRGGDGGAGGAGGAGSSGVSESDSGRGSQGDNGGHGGAGGNGAFLWFGQGGNGGAGGAGGTGGTGAHGVDAAIGSGVDGGPGGAGGTGGAGGVGGAGGSGSLLLGQGGAGGHGGAAGEGGAGGYGGTGGAIVGTNANGAIADSDAVGGAAGAGGAPGLAGYGGRGGYGGLLGRSGAAGATGAPSSAGSSGGEGGAGGLNGRLPAFDLTTATQEQLALAAQMKYLDSIIRQQFPAIYMKYETETMGPLNAYLYNGTIGTALFNLNNVLSRSTISTRLREVAILSVGGKWASEFELHAHMIFGRAMGVPEAAIQSLARGQQPAGLSGSDLIVAQFVQELVSTYRVNDALYADAVTALGQAGVVDIVHIAGAYIGVSMLLNAFEVQAPEDAPGQSVLPTPGAPGSGGTGASRLPILDLASATAQQVALAEQIKSGNLYPDADQLAGPLNAYLYNPVIGSAVYNLNNSINSARLSASVKEVASLSVGGLWGAQFQIDTHSTSARQAGVSDAAITALASGQTPVDLTGDEMIAAQFVRELLTRYRVGNDLYHAAEAALGRDGVVDLVHIASAQVGVAMLLNAFQIPASSAAVSMT
- a CDS encoding GMC family oxidoreductase; its protein translation is MPTYDYIIAGAGSAGCVLANRLSADPAVSVLLIEAGGSNNNIMLRIPKGGAMLVENDKYAWRYATAPFGPAKRREFWARGKVIGGSSSINGLVYNRGQRADYDELERLGNKGWGWDEMLPVFKALEDHDLGASPTRGVGGPVGISVTKDPDPLCEELLQAGANAGMPIVSDINDADGPRVGYSTATIKNARRVSAADAFLTPVRQRPNLTVVTGTLVRRVVVKNGRAVGVAIADNRGSAEVRARRSVILSLGGLNTPQILQLSGIGPRDVLKAAGVEVILDRVNVGMRMREHRCIAVKLRLKEDLGYNRFLSTKWGQARVGLRYLATHKGPLAAPAFDIAGFAKTKPELDRVDMQFLMGPWTIPTYQTGEPIAIERQPGVSCLGMVLRPTSEGSITITAADAGAPPLIDPGYLTSDYDRKTIGDVVRTIRGMFEQSPIAERISHETFPGIGVQTDEEIVDAALDAGYCGYHAIGSCAMGPSDDDVVDSKLRVRGVDNLRVVDASVMPTMLAGNLNGPMMAMAWRAADLILEDL
- a CDS encoding SDR family NAD(P)-dependent oxidoreductase, which produces MSLSPESAGTAAGHGRLAGRKIIVVGAGSRPSPDPEVTVGNGRAIAVLCAREGAAVACVDISEEAAKHTAELCVAEGGKAVAIVADVREAAACELLVDQSRQELGGLDGVVANVGFGEGKGLEGTTPELWDEIFAVNVRSHFLVARQAMPVMDDGGAFVFIGSAAGLKPGTRLPAYDSSKAALFGLTRHVALEGAPRRIRANYVIPGPVDTPLGRVGDSMVASRTKIRWPLGRQASAWDIAYATVFMMGPESAYITAQSLVVDGGVTQFS
- a CDS encoding carboxymuconolactone decarboxylase family protein — protein: MASEKDSQAEPRLRPIPVDEWDVAAVEAVREAFSEEAVRAFRTRRPAPNVLATMLHHPALAGSFNRFGNILLQQPAISHRARELMLLRVAWRTRARYEWVHHVRLASHYGLDAGDVNAVADGTSPSWTPLECDLVAATDQLLDRYRIDDDTWSRLRQHLDERQLVELPFIVGAYTCLAMAFNSWDLQVEDGVDTSSVPPLPDRLHRSEAGVDG